Proteins encoded in a region of the Rutidosis leptorrhynchoides isolate AG116_Rl617_1_P2 chromosome 9, CSIRO_AGI_Rlap_v1, whole genome shotgun sequence genome:
- the LOC139867219 gene encoding uncharacterized protein, with the protein MTGAKIVGALAGSFVLAFTCDYIISDKKLFGGTTPSTVSNKEWWEETDKKLQAWPRVAGPPVVMNPISRQNFIVKARD; encoded by the exons ATGACTGGGGCCAAGATTGTCGGTGCTCTTGCAGGATCATTTGTACTTGCATTCACATGCGATTATATTATTTCTGACAAGAAGCTTTTTGGAG GTACCACTCCATCCACAGTTTCAAACAAGGAATGGTGGGAAGAGACTGACAAGAAATTGCAGGCATGGCCTCGCGTAGCAGGTCCTCCGGTGGTTATGAACCCAATCAGCCGTCAAAATTTCATCGTCAAGGCCCGTGATTAA